TTGAGTTATTTCCCTTTTTTGAACTATTTCATTTAAAAATGAAATTCCAAGCATGCTCATAAAAGCACCGGGAACACCGTGCCCCGTACAATCTGCTGCAGCAAGGATAATATAATGATTTACCTGCTTGACCCAATAAAAATCGCCACTTACAACATCCCTTGGTTTATAAAGAATAAAGTTCTCATGCAGCAATTCATTAATATAAACTTTCGGTGGTAACATAGCAGATTGAATTCGTTGAGCATATTGTATGCTGTCGGTAATTGATTTGCTCTGCCCTACAATATAATCTTTTTGCTCTATGGCGAGATTTCGCTGTGCTTCCAGCTCCTCTTTTTGGGCATTTATTTCTTCGTTTTGTTGTTCAAGCTCTTCGTTGGCTGAAAGGATTTCTTCTTTTTGCTCTTTTAATTCTTCGTTCTTTTCCTGGATTTCATCTTTTTGCTTTACCACTTCAACTGTTCTTTCCTTAACTTTTTGTTCGAGAAGCCTCTTTTCTTTTCTTAAACTATTCATCCGTACATAGTAAAAACTAATAAGTCCTGAAATCAAAATAAGTATTACTAAACCCCGAAACCACCATGTTGCCCAGAAAGGAGGAGTAATAATTATCTTGATAGAATCTCCTTCTTCATTCCATAATCCATCATTATTGCTTCCTTTTACACGGAAAACATATTTTCCGGGATCAATGTTTGTATATTTTGCCTCGCGCCTGATGCCGCATTCTACCCAGTCTTCATCAAATCCCTCTAACATATAGGCATACTGGTTTTTTTCAGAATTACTGTAGTTGAGGGCAATAAATTCAAAAGTGAACACATCTTCCTTATAACTCAATACAATCTCTTCCAATTCATAAACAGGCTTTTCAAAGAAAACCTGCTCATTAAATTTGTAAAAAGCAGTGATATAGACAGGAGGGATATAAAGATTGTCTTTAATACTATCTGGATGGAACACATTAAATCCATGAATAAGGCTACCGAAATACATTTCTCCGGAAGAAGCCTTATAACAGGATTTTACAAAAAAATTTATTCCATTCAATCCGTCTTCCTTATCATAATTAGTAACAGACACAATTAATTCACCCATGTCATCCGCATTTCCGGGTTTAATAGCCCGGTTTAATATAAGCCTTGAAATTCCCTTTTGTGTACTGAGCCACAAATTCCCATGAGCATCTTCCAGGATTCCGCAAATCACCTGGTCGGGCAAACCATGCCGTTCATCAACTACAGTAAAACTTTCTGTTTCATAGTCAAACAGGTTTAATCCTTTGCTTGTGGCTATCCACAACCTTCCTGAACTATCTTCGTACATAAACATTACATCATTACTGCTCAAGCTCTGCGGATTTGCAGGATCGTACCTGAAATTTGTAATATCAAGTTCCGGATTATCTAACAGGGGTTTAATATTATCTGATGAAACAGAATCAGGCAAAACTAACTTGAAAAGTCCGCTTTTGAAATCCCAGATCCAAATGGAACCCATCTGGTCTTCGCATATTCCGGCGCAAAGATCACCGCCAAGTTTGTTCGGATTTTCCGGTTGGCTATTGATATGCTCAAACTCACCTGTTTGTCTGTTCATGATATCTACACCTCCATTGCGCGTAACAATCCAGAATATCCCCCGGGAATCTTCATAAATGGCTTCAACAGTATTGCCGTTTATACTTTGGGGGTTATTATCATCGTGCTGATAGCGGGTAAATAGTTCTGTTTCCGGATTAAATTTATTCAATCCATAGTATGTGCCAATCCACAGTGTTCCGTCTTTATCCCGGTATATTTGACTCACCATGTTACTACTAAGGCTTCGGGGATTTTGAGGATCATGTTTATAGTGGATGAATCTTTCGGAAGATCCCTCGTTTACACCCCGGACAAGTTTATTCAGTCCTCCTCCATATGTAGCAATCCAAAGATTTCCAGCATTATCTTTATAAAAAGACAAGATTTGATTATCATTTAATCCTTCAGGATCGTGTGGATTACTGAAATAATGCCTGAAAGGTTTTTTTGCTGCGTCAATTTTATTTATCCCGGCGTTCCATGTTAGTATATATACCGAACCGGACTGATCCTCAATGATATCTATCACAAGGTTATCACTCAGACTGACAGGATTAAGAATGTCATTTACGAAATGAAGCATACTATTGTTTTGGGGATTAAAGCAATGAGCACCTCTCCAGGATTCATGTAACCAGATATTTCCATTTTTATCTTTTAGAAATGACAAAGGGCAATATCCGGGATATGAATATGATATGAAATCATCTGTTTTGTAGTTGTATCTTGAAAAACCATTCCTGCCACCAGCCCATAAATTGCCTGAATCATCAATATAAAGCGGAAAAATTGAATCATTTATTAAGCTTCGAGCATTACCAGGAGCATGCTTATAATGTTTAAACTTTGTTTTATCCTTGTTCATTCCCCCGGCCTGGTCTGGTTCCAATTTATTCAATCCTCCGCCCCATGTAGAAATCCAGATGGCTCCGGTTTTATCTTCAACAACAGCCATGGTGATATTGTTGCTAAGACTAAAAGGATCCTCAGGATCGTGAATGTAAGTGACAAACTCGTCTTTTGTTCTGTCATATTTTTTTAAATTTGTCTCGTTTGCTATCCAGATCGTTCCGGTTCTGTCTTCAAAAAACCTGAATTTTTGCCAGTTCATATTTACAGAACTGAATGTATTAGTCCCTGGAACTATACTATCATTTTTATAGCTGATAAAATTGTTGTCTTTTTTATTAAATGAATATAAGCCGGCTTTTGTAATAAGCCAGAACAACCCTTTCGAGTCTTCGTGAGCGGCATATATAATATTATCGGGACTGTTATAATCCGTGGTATCCGGGTAAAAAGAAGTAAAGGTTTCACTTGCACGGTTAAATCTGCAAAAGCCTCTGCCTGTACAAGCCCATATATTCCCTGATTTATCCTCTAATAAAGACCATATCCAATCGTCAGAAATTGAGGTTGAATCATAAATACGAGGGTGAAACACTTTTGTTGAATAACCATCGTACCTGTTAAGCCCTAATAGTGATCCAATCCATATAAATCCATATTTGTCCTCTAAAATACAGCTTGTTAATTGCGTGGAAATTCCATCTTCCACATCAATTTTCTCAAATTGGATATGATCAGGATTGGTTATTACTGGTAATTTTATTTGAGCATTCAGTACAACTGTTGTTAGACAAAAGATAATTGTTAGAAATATTCCCGTAAGTGTTTTTTTCATAATCTGTTATTTTAGTGAGCAGTAATTAGTGAATAGTGAGCAGTTGTTATTAATATTTTTAACTAAAAAATAATCGTTTAGCGATGATGGGCATAATAGCATAATATAATATATCCAAAATAGTTGCATAGCAGCTACAGAGTTTCATTCATAAATTATAAAATTCAAATTTTTCCCCTATACTGCCAAAAACAGCATATATGTTTAACTGCGTATGGATGTTTGCCATTGTTTTATTAATTTCTGTCGTTTACAGTACTACATTTTGCTATATTGTAAAATAAACTACCAGACTAAAGTTCCTGTCGGAACTTAATTAAAGCCTTGAACTTGAATGAAAAATCTAATTTTTAGAAGTCCCACAGAATAAAACCTTAATAAAGATAATTCAAAATAGTTATAGTAAAAAGTTTACTTATTAAATTCTAATTCCCATCACCAATATATTGTCAACCCCGAATAAGTAAACATAATTTTATGACTCTTCCATGTCCTGTGGACTATGGAAGGTCTAGGATTTCCTTATTATATTTTAAACGGTCATTAATTGTCATTAAGTCATTTATAGTCATTCATTGTTTAAAACAATATAATGACAATGAAATGAACGGCGAAGCCCTCATGAACAGGTCGTGGGACGGCATGAGGGAGTGAATAATGACACGAAGTTAATGACGCGAAGCATAATGACAAATAGTAAAACGCAATTTATGTCCAAGAGCAGTATATTTTATTATATTTTTATTCCCATAATTAAAATATCGTCAACTTGTTCGTTATTATCTTTCCATTTTCTGTGTGTTTTGAAAAGCTTTGTTTCTTGTTCATTCATAGGTAGATGATGTATTTCTTTTAATAATAGCTTAAAATTTTTATATAAAAATTTTCTACTCCTTGAACCGCCGAACTGGTCGGCATAACCATCAGTAAAAAGATATATCATATCTCCTGTTTGAAGAGACATTTTCCGGCAAGAAAAAGGTGTTTCTATTTCACTATAGATACCTATGGGCATTTTATCAGCAAATATTTCTGTAAGTTCATTATTTCGAAATAAATATGCCGAATTATTAGCTCCTGCATATTCGAGGAAATTGTTTTTTTTATCAATTGTAATTAATGCAATATCCATTCCATCGTTAGCTTCACCTATTTCACCGGTTTGATGTAATGAAACAATAATATTTGCACGTAATCTGTCAAGAATTTCATTTGGCTTAACTATACCTTTTTCATTAACAATTTTATTTAACATTGTTACACCAAGCATGCTCATAAATGCTCCCGGCACTCCATGTCCTGTGCAATCGGCAACAGCAATTACAATTTGATTTTTGATTTTTGAAAACCAATAAAAATCTCCGCTAATAATTCCGCAAGGTAAGTCTAAAACAAAATATTCATTGATAGTACTTATTATTATTTCTTTAGAAGGGAAAAGAGCGTTTTGTATTCTTTTTGCATAAATAATGCTATCAATTATTTCTTCTTTTTGACTACTTATTTCTTTTTCGGCATTTTTTAGTTTAGTGATATTAGAATCGATAGAAATTAATTTTCTAATTTCTTTATTGTTGTCCAGAATAGGAGTTATTGTTGTTTGAACCCATTTTTTCTTACCTGATTTAGTTGTATTTTCCGACTCATAAATTATTGGTTTTTTAGAATTATGAATTGACTGGAAAATACCACTTATATTTTTATACGAACTGACCTTTAATAAATTATCTCCTTTTTCCATTAATAAATCATTTAGAGTATAACCCAGCATTTTAGTGTATCCTTCGTTTACCCATTCTATTTTTCCATTTGCGTCCATTATCATTACCCCATTATCAGTTTCGCTTGCAACAATTGATAGTTTTTCAAGTTCTTTATTTGTTACTTCTAATTCTTCGGCTTGGGCTAAAATTTCTTCTTTTTGTTGTTGAATTTCAGCAGTTCTTTTAGAAACAAGACTTTCTAAATGTAGGTTTGCAGCTTTAAGACGTCGTGTATATATCTTAATACCTATAAAAAAAATCCATAATAAAAGAATAATATATACAATGTATGCTAATATAGTTCTATACCATGGCGGCAAAACCATAAAAGAATAATTAGCAATGGTACTTTCTTTTTCATATATATTTTTTGCCTTAACTTTAAAACAATAATTTCCTTCAGGTAAGTTAGTATATTCTTTTTCTGTTTTCAGCGACCATTCTGACCATTCATCAATTTGATTAAAACCTTCAAGACAATAACTATATTGTGTTTTATTGTGGTCTTCATAATAAAATGCAGAATAATTAAACTGTAAGGCATTTTGTTTGT
The DNA window shown above is from Bacteroidales bacterium and carries:
- a CDS encoding SpoIIE family protein phosphatase; the protein is MKKTLTGIFLTIIFCLTTVVLNAQIKLPVITNPDHIQFEKIDVEDGISTQLTSCILEDKYGFIWIGSLLGLNRYDGYSTKVFHPRIYDSTSISDDWIWSLLEDKSGNIWACTGRGFCRFNRASETFTSFYPDTTDYNSPDNIIYAAHEDSKGLFWLITKAGLYSFNKKDNNFISYKNDSIVPGTNTFSSVNMNWQKFRFFEDRTGTIWIANETNLKKYDRTKDEFVTYIHDPEDPFSLSNNITMAVVEDKTGAIWISTWGGGLNKLEPDQAGGMNKDKTKFKHYKHAPGNARSLINDSIFPLYIDDSGNLWAGGRNGFSRYNYKTDDFISYSYPGYCPLSFLKDKNGNIWLHESWRGAHCFNPQNNSMLHFVNDILNPVSLSDNLVIDIIEDQSGSVYILTWNAGINKIDAAKKPFRHYFSNPHDPEGLNDNQILSFYKDNAGNLWIATYGGGLNKLVRGVNEGSSERFIHYKHDPQNPRSLSSNMVSQIYRDKDGTLWIGTYYGLNKFNPETELFTRYQHDDNNPQSINGNTVEAIYEDSRGIFWIVTRNGGVDIMNRQTGEFEHINSQPENPNKLGGDLCAGICEDQMGSIWIWDFKSGLFKLVLPDSVSSDNIKPLLDNPELDITNFRYDPANPQSLSSNDVMFMYEDSSGRLWIATSKGLNLFDYETESFTVVDERHGLPDQVICGILEDAHGNLWLSTQKGISRLILNRAIKPGNADDMGELIVSVTNYDKEDGLNGINFFVKSCYKASSGEMYFGSLIHGFNVFHPDSIKDNLYIPPVYITAFYKFNEQVFFEKPVYELEEIVLSYKEDVFTFEFIALNYSNSEKNQYAYMLEGFDEDWVECGIRREAKYTNIDPGKYVFRVKGSNNDGLWNEEGDSIKIIITPPFWATWWFRGLVILILISGLISFYYVRMNSLRKEKRLLEQKVKERTVEVVKQKDEIQEKNEELKEQKEEILSANEELEQQNEEINAQKEELEAQRNLAIEQKDYIVGQSKSITDSIQYAQRIQSAMLPPKVYINELLHENFILYKPRDVVSGDFYWVKQVNHYIILAAADCTGHGVPGAFMSMLGISFLNEIVQKREITQTNQVLNELRRQIKHSLRQHGQRDESKDGMDIAICAINTKDNMVQYSGAFNPLYLIRDVNGKSELKEIKADRMPVGFYHGKDKSFTNNEIQLEIGDTFYIFSDGYTDQTGKEGKKFMTKNLKELLLEIQEQSMAEQKEILERKLAEWMGNEPQIDDILVMGVRIE